The sequence acgagGCGGGGCCCCAGACTCCGGCGATGGACGAGTGACTTCTGTGTtcatgcgcgccgccgaggccgggACGAGCCGGAGCGACCATGACTCACATgcagccgagagagagcgggaaAATGAGACGACGGGCGGAGCTGCGTGCCAAGGCCGCCAGGGGTGGGATCGCTTTTCCGAAGAGGAGTCTGTGAAGCCTTTGTTGGCATTCTCACGCCAAtcttcgcgcgcagcggcttcAGCAGGCGTGACGAaccccgcgtcgcgcgcacCCCTTCCTCAGTGGCACCACCACTACCTCGTTGCCTCCGCGatgtcgccttctctcgcgaAGCGGGCTGCGGTGGCTCAAgggtctgcaggcgcggacACGCCGGCGCTGACAGGTCTGCCCGAGGCGGCTgtcgtcgcaggcggcgcttctccaccggcgcaggaggcggccgcggcgccctctgcgcgctccGGTCAGGAGGatcgggcgcaggcgggtgAGGTGAGTGAGAGGCGCCGAGACTCAGGATCCACCAAGGCGGCGGGTGCTGACTCCGCGCGtgcgtccttcgcctccgcatcGACTGTTTTAGACAGGCAGCAGCATGAGGAGAAACGCGCGTCGAGCCGGAGTCTCCggtggcggctgcgcaggcgcacggGCGCGAGCTCGCAAGCCTCCTGCCGGGGCGGGTCGTTGCCGCGGTCAGGCAGTTACCGGCGCACCGGGAAGGAGGTCCCGACGGGGGTGACGGACGGCGAGAGCTGCGTGGAGGCAGACGACAGGCGCTGCTCCTGCATTTCGAGCCAGAGGTCGAGCGTgtcgtcggcgacggcgctgtcgccgcggcgaaagaGAAGCACCGCTGCGTTCCTTTGGTCCAACCTGAGAGGGAGCAGCGGCACTTCGAACCGCACGCCAGgtgaggacggcgaggaagacggcaGCACATCTCCGGGCggcaggagacagcggcgatCGGCGGGATTCAAGTGGAGGTTTTCTTTCTCGTCCACCTGGTCCACGTCCTCGGTCGCTGGCGGCCCCAACACGCGGAGCGAAGGCTCGACTGCCTCGCTAGCCAAagtccctcctctcccttcgcCGTGCTCGTGTGCCTCGGCGTACTCCGCGTGGGGGCCGAGCGAACGCGACGAggtcgcgtcgctgcggctaGCCCAGCgaagcgccagagagaggaagacctGCGGCTCGAagcgggcggcggacgacACAGCGAAGCGGCACGGATTCTTGAGCGAGCTGAGGCGCCTCAGCCACCGCTCCAGAGAGGAAAAACCTGCAGTCAGGGAGAAAAGCGGAGAGAGCGTGCGGCCGGGTGCGTGGAGCTGCACCCAGGAACTCAGCGGCTCGGAGAGGCCACGCACTGACGACacggggcggcaggcgagaggcggagacgtAGAGGGGTGTCAGACCGCTCACTGGTACCCGAAGAAGTCAAGCGACATTTCGGTCGCCTCGGCTCTCACTCTAGGGggtggcgcagaggcagcggcaccAGATAGTAGGCCATCTGCGCagggccgcgcagaggcggacacGAAAGACGATTCGCTCTCGCAGTCAGCAGCCGCGTCGGTcacggctgcggagggccaCGCGGCGCCCATTTCGCCGTCTCACGCTcaggcgtcgcgcccgcgaaaGAGCCAGGCGCCCGCACTTGAGGCTCCAACAAGCCGGTCGGGGTCGCGGCTGGGCGAGTGCTTCGtcacgccgcaggccgccgcgagccacgcgccCTCTCGCAGGGCGTCGATTCGAACGACGTATtcgcacagcagcagcaacgcgtccgcggacgcgcctcgccgcgacagcggctCCAGTTGGTACCCTTCGTCTGGTCACCGTAGTCAGGCAGGCAGCCCTcctgcgcgcacgcgcagcagcggttCGCACCTGCACCACGGCAACACGTTTCCGAGCCGCATCGGGGAGTTTcttgcgtcttcgtcgcttcTGTCTAGACTCGCGTCTGCCGTAGGAGCCCGCGACTGGATTGCGGGCAAGCGCCGGCACCACGAGGGTGACGacctcgcggaggcgtcgtcCAAGGGGGGCAAGAAGGAAGATCgaaaggcggagaagaggaagaaagctcGAGATCAGGAGCAGACGAGCCACAtccacgccgcagagaggagcgcgAGCAACGCCTCGcatctctcttcttcctcttcctcgcgacgggcgcgcgggagcgTGGAGGGCCGACGCGCATCCGGCGCCGGGGAGAGGCGGgactctgcggcgcaggccgcagagTCCCGCCTCTCCAAAACAGTGCCGGAGCCGCAGACCGCGACCCAGTGGGAAGACTGgtacgacggcgaagagttTTTCCAAGAGGCGCAGGACATCTGGGCCCAagcggacgaggcgaagcCTGGCATGTCCCGGGAGGCCAAAGGCGAACTCGGGGCTgtgagcgaagaggagacaggcaagagcggaggcgagcacgGGTGGGAGGGAGACCGCCGCCGATCGTCCTTCAGCCCCTACAAGGACCTCAAGCCTCAGCCCTTCCCAGACTCCGCCATTGTCGCGCATCGACGAAGCACGGCTGCGACAACCGACCTAtgctcgtcctcgtcgtggTCCTCTACCGACTTCCCCATGCCGCAcggggcgggcggggcgaagcgagagagagacgctgcgtttctctcctcggcgtcgtcctccttctcgtcttctgccgccgcgccctcctccgcgcccgtggCGCCTCACGCGCTGCGCTCTGCAGGCAAAGAGAGCCTCCGCCGGAGCctggcgtccgccgcgcgcgccgggaAGGTGCTTGCCGGGAACGAGAGCTGCgacaggcgacagcgaacgGATGAAGAGGGGCGAACCATCAGCCGCGGTAAGCGAACCGTCGCCAGAGTCAGCAGCCTGGAGCGCGAGGTGGAAGGCCACCGAGgcgtgcggccgcagctggtTGAGGAGAGACTTCACGGGGCGGCGAGAGTCTCTTTCTCGGAGGACCCCTTGGGGGCCAGAGAGCGCGCGaaacagcggcggcggcggcgcacgcgcagccctCAGAGCCTGGCCTACCACGTCAGCGgatgcggcgcctcgtcaaGGCGAACCGAGAAGAACACGGGGAACCGCGAGCGGCAAGAtggaagaaggaaagcgagACGGGAACACGCGCGTGGGGGCAGGTAGAGCTGCTCTTTCCACGCGAatcggagaagaaggagagcggACCTGACCAGATGGAGCCTTCTAAACGTCTGCTTCCAGCGGCAACCTGCGGCTGCAAGCGCCGTAGAAGAAACGATggagggagagcgagacgacggagagatACCGGCGAactcgcaggcgcagggaAACGCTGGAAGGGTCGTGGGCTGCATTGACTTTTTGACTCGTCTCTGGGGTTCGGGGGATcgcggcggaaaagaagaaggtATGACCTCGAGTAGACAGGCTTTGATGCCTGGGAGACGCAGTGTGTGCGTCCCTGGCGCATCGCAGCCCACTGGCTGTGAGCAGTCGCTCGGCCGCTCCAGCTGTGCGCGATTTAACTAGGTATGTAAATCGTCTGTTTATTTTTATAGGTACAGACACGCCGTTTTCGAGTTAGTATATATgcatctacatatatatatttctgtATGTAAATGTAtctgtgcatgcacacgGTATCACTTCTGGGAcccggagagcgaggcaagTCGGTGTGCGCGCTGAAGCGCGCCCCTGGCaggctcctctctctgtttgCGCACGCCCGGCATGCGCGGCACTGCATTCCTGGGATGTCTCAGGTCATGTCTTTCTTTTCCATGTTTTATCGTGCGTCTAGATGTGTTTGTCAGTGCGAGGTGGAGGCtgcaggcctccgcctcgcgatGTTGCCTGTGTGGGAGGGAACTGATGGAAGGAGGGAGGCGTGTCGGTCGCGCAGCGTAGCGCAAGACTGACCGCCGGTCTCACGAAAGCGAAAGGCGAGGCTTCTGCTCGCTGTGGGTTCCAAGCAAGTAGAGGCGGCACTGAGTGGAGAGGGACGAGTGGTGAACGCGTGCGTCGCAGCAAAAGAGAGTTCGCAGAGAGGACGAACCGGAATCCGTTGCAGACGCATAGCGGCGTGCGAGAAGACGCTGGAACTGCCCCCTACGAAGCGTGGGAATGCAGACACGTCATCCAGAGATTCAATTAGGGGAGGGGAGTGtgcggggggcggcgtgGAGGGGCCTTGCAGCAGATTCGGTTCAGAGTGGACAACCGAGCAGACACGTGAAGAGAGAATGACGCGGTTAACACATAGTCAGATCTACTCACAcacgcacatatatatttatgtatatgtatgtatatgtatatatatatgtatgtatatggaGGAGAGGATGCTTGGTTCCTTgttggcgcgcgcgctggagcttcCGCCGGGTGCTGAGACCGATTAGGTAACGCAGTGAAGGGTGGAGGATTGTATTCTACTTTTGTTTTTTCAGAATAACCGTCGACCCCCCTATTCTTCCGCGAATTGAGTTGAATACTTCTCCTCATGGTGTCTGTCCCACATCGTTGCTCGTTTCCCGTTCGTCCGCGTCAAGTGACTTTTCGCGTGTGTCAGAATGCGTCTCGCTAAATGTCTTTCGAATCGattcttcgtcgtctcgcgcACAGCTCGagcgcttcgcgcgcagaTATCACGATTGCGTGGCGACAACTACCTACATTGTAGGTCTGACACATAGAAAACGCAGGATCTCCTCACTGAGCTTCACTAAGCGTGAGGCTACGCCACAAAAGCCCGCACCCTAAACCCCCTGTTTCGCGTTGCTGTGTAGCAAGGCGAAAAGTGTATCAGCAGCGGCCGGGGCGAGCGAATGCGTCAAATTCTGCGACTCAACAGGTCTCCCTGCAGACGCACTCGGAGATTATGCATCGATATCGCCGCGAGATTAACAGACGGAAGCCCGTAGACAGAGTGCTACACAAGAGGCAGGCGTCGCCGTGGTATACCGAACAGACACGCAGGAGGCCCGCAGTGCAGCTACACTCACGGGAATacgacggcgcgccgttAGCCAGCAAAACTTGGAGAAGGAGCTTGAGATTGGCTCCGCGGACGCACAACAAAAAAGACGCGGAAAATAGTGAAAATGAAAGCGTCCGCACTTGCTGCCAGTTCCGCGCATGGCCACCGGCACTCAGGTgtaaacatatatacatatatatgtatacagaCGTGTGCTTCAACAATGATATACATCCATATAAAACATATCCCATAAAGGTTAATAGATATCTTTTCACTTTAAACCCTAAATGCACTAGTGTGTGCGGTTTCACCCCCCCACATCCGTGCACGGACGGCCGGTTTGTTTTGTCTTCCTGTAGCCGCCCACGCAGATTCCTCTCGTACGAATCCCTGACTGGCAATCATGTGGCGCCGAACTCAACGCAGAACGTTTGCACACATCGATACCTACTGATACGCATATCTACGTCTATGCTTGTATCTCTCCGCGCCTATCCACCTATCTATGGACATGACTATCGCTGTATCCATCAGTCTGTCTTTTCGCAGATAAGTCGTTCTCGAaaagcagccgcgcagctccgAGGGAGCTGCCACTTCCGCTTTAGGCCGCTTCATTGCCCACTCGCGGACTTCTTCATCTCGAGCGCCACACGCCGCAAGCGGGGCAAGAAggcctcgagctccgccCTCTTGGCTCCTGACAAACCGCCACAGAACACGCGAGGCACCTGCACCTGTTTAAGGTAACGACTCAGCGCCATCGCAACCTGCACAACGCAGAGAAGCCCTGCGTAGAGACCCGGCGCTTGAGCCAGCGTAACGCGTGGCGCGCGAGTCCCCCTCGAAAGCGCCGCTCCATggcctgcatgcgtctgcaggcTTCTGCGGAAAGCTTCAGGGTTTTAGAGTTTAGGGTTAGACCCTCCCAGATGGCCTAAGCAGAGCCCTTGGAGACCGCTGCCGACGTGTCACGAGTCTTTCTGAGTGTGTGGGAAACCACTCGAAGCCAACTCAGGACAGAAGCTTCGCGTTAGCCCCCGCCGGCGTACCGATCGCGACTGCAACGGTGCAGTACGGGACAGGGAAGTTCTCGCAGTGACTGCCGTAGTTGCGGAAAACGTGCCCGCAGACAGTTTTCGTGtttggcggcgccgcgccggctcgcttttttttcgcgccTGTGCGCTCCTGCGCAacttcgctctgcgccgcctgcttggcgccttctgccgccggcgcgctggggccgggctctgcgcctgcagacgacgcagcagggGGGGCactggagggcggcgcagcgggagacagtgaggaggcggaagtCGAGaccggcggggcgggcggcgaggcggcagacggggacagagactgcggaggcggagacgcgggtgaaggagacggcggccAGCACGGCACGACGCGCAGACCCGAGCACCTCCGCTTGAAGAGCGCGGAGCCGAAAAACGTCAGCGACCGCGCACTCTTTGCGTCTGCCGCatcgcgcggctgcatctGAGCGCTATCGGGGCTCTCTgcgtggcgcggcgcccctACATGTCCTCCCGAGGAGCTGGATGTGTTTGTCTCACCCGCGTCTTCCAGGAAGGAAAGATCGAGGGCGAAGGAAATGCGGTTATTCCGCGCCTCCAAGATGCGGCTGCCTGGAGCCTCAAAACGCACACGACGGAGACTTGGGTCGCGGAGCCGCTTCAGTTGATGGAAGCAATAACGGTTTAAAACTAGAGAATCACATCTACTTAATCATATACAAGCCGTCCGATCTGCTTCGAGTATCGAATTCACGGCAAGAGACTGCACCGATGGGAGGTCTGTCAGGAGTGCGCTCCGACCTTCAAGCAGAGCAGCACATCCTGCTTacagccgcgctcgcgtctgaCACGACACAAGTCACAACAAACCGAGGCAAAcgcgggagaagaaaaggaaacgaAACCTAGACGTCACACAAAAGATGGTGCGCGTGACGTGAGTCGCAAACCTCGGCATCGCCCGACCCGCCAGCACCGCGCGTTCGGATTCGTGTGGGAACTCACCGACTTCCGCGCACAGCTTCTCAAGTTCGCCGGCGAACCAGGCATGGAGttcgcggcgttcgcgcagcaggcgcgtgaGGCCAGTGCGTCCTGCAGGCAACGCAGAAAGGGCACTTCGAACCCTAAACTAGAAGCCTAGCGCTGAGCCGGTCAGCGCAGTCGCCGCCCCCCAGCTCGCGACCCTAGAACCCGGCGACTTGCAGATCTGTGTGATCAAAAGGCGCGTGCCGAGCAGTACCCATTTGCAGAAGCGTGATGAAGAGATCGAGGACTgggccgctgccggcgcgaccGGGGTAGGTGGCCGCGATGCGCTGGAGGCTCCtgcgacgcagaaaaaagaaaaccgaAGACaaaagaaagcagaaacGCAGATCGTGCGGACAACGAGAACCAGCGCGcgagcgtctgctgcgtcccGGAATTGACTCGTGACAGTCGTCTAGCCGTCGCGGCGAGACTCACGCAGGATCGCCAGCGATGATCGCGCCGCCAACGGGCGTGAGGAAGTTCTTGTCTGTGGACTGAACGACCGCATCGACACGCCccgtgcgcagcgcctgcaaaCCCCAGAGGAGACATACGCAGCCAAGCGAAAGTCCGCAAGAAAGCACGCACAGAGAGCCTAGTGCGGCAACAGCCGGACcaagcgcagacgccgaggcagctgcataaggcgcacgcggcgcacgGACTGAAACAATACATGTAAGTACACAGAAATACATATTTGTATGGGCATGAAATAGATATAAGTACAAAGAAATacacacacgcatatatatatatatatatatatatatatattcataggCATGCATTGTTCACGCTGATAAGCGGGGCCgtgtgcgcaggcgcagatgcGGAGCCGAAACATGTTTCTGTACACATGGATCTATCTGCGGAGGGGTTGAGAGGTGAGGCTCGCCGAGGAACCTCCCAGACGCTGACCTGGTCAACGAGATGACAGCACTTGGTGCACTGGAGTCCGTACGCGTTGTTCACCACATGCCCGACGTCTTTCGCCTTgcagagctgcggcgcgagaaaATGGACAACGAACTCAAAcacggaaaaaaaaagaacgGATGCGATTTCGACCCAGATACACGGCGGCGCGTGAGCGCGAAACGCGACCGCCAACGAAGAGACGACAGCCGCCAGACACCACCAGCGATGCCTTCTGCAGACACTCGCGCTTCGCTCCGCAGTGCATaacgccggcggagcccgtGGCTCCACGCCCGTCGgaggctccgccgctgctctgagcgccagcgcctcgccaACGTTTGCTACACTGCGTCTCGGAATCGTGTTTGCTTGCAGGACGCACGCTGCCGCGCTTGCGACCCGAAGAGCATCGGGGGCTCGCGTCGCGTAGGCTGGACGCCTCAACCGCTGGCACGAGCATCTGCCTTTTCTCGACGGCACGTTTATGAGGAAGTGCCACATTTAGTCCCTGAGCACCCTTAATCCCTTAACTCCTACACAGCAGCAAATCTTCCTCGAGCCCACGACTCGACTGACGGATGCGGCCTCCCTTACACGCGCGATCTCGTCGACCTGGTCGGGCTCGCGCGGGGCGAAGGTCGACGTCGTGCTCAGCACGCAGAGCACGTTCTCAGGCCCCAGCCGGTCGATGGCATCTGCAGCGAGACAAACAAGCGCGCGACAGAGCCCTGCTGTCCACAGAGCGAAAGAAACAttcgcgcagaggccgcggcgcagcgacctGCGGAAAAGCGCACACCACGTCAACGCGAAAGGGCTCTCCCCCGAGACAGCGACCCCCAGGCCTAAGGCTGAGGGCAGAGATACACCAGTGGAGACGTGGAGCGCCTTCCGCACACAGACGCATGAAATGCGCCTCTGCTTAGTGCCCGAGATGCAGCTCTTTATATACCATGTGTATTCCCGTGAGGAGCTTGAACCGACCGGCGGATAAGAGGCGGGGAatgaggcagacgcgcacacAGCGCTCGAAGGAACGAGTGGACTTCGCGAGCAAAAGAGACGCACGACGAGACCGTAGCCGGGGGAGTACCTGCGATGCCGTCGAGGTCGGTCTGAAGCGCATAGCTGCCTGTGGCGCGACGCATTTCAACTACTTCTGCTTCAAATCCTGGGAAGAAAAACCAGAAGAGAACTCCACAGAATGCGTGGCGCATGCAATCACGGCCGACAGTAGGTCGCGATCCTGAGCACGTAGAGGGGCTTGGAGATCCACACCTATGCATGCGTCAGCATGAGTCTATGCGCGTAGATGCGAGCGGACATGCAAACGTGTATTCATGCACACATGATCATATACATCAACGCACACGCCTGCGGACACGAGTAAAGATTTGCCTATACGCGGCTCGAGGGCCTCTGTGAAGTGAGTCGGTTTAGGCTTACCGGCAGAGTAGATGGACTTTAGGCAGGCCTTTTGGTCGATTCGGGAAAAAATGATGAAGTGCGCAGAACGCGGCCGGGAGCTCCGAAGCGCCGAGAAGCACAGAGCGAGCGACATGCCCGTCGCAAACGGGACGACaagcgcggccttcgctgcctgagGAAAAAAACTTGATTGCCAACATGGCGTATTGCGAAAAACTGTCGTTCCACATGTAAAGCCTCTTTCGAACTACCCACATTCGCTCAACGCATATATACGCACATCTATATGCTGTACCCCGAAACTCGACTGAgagccgcccccccgcgcggCTACATGTTCGCCCGCCTGCCTACCATAAATATGAATACGCATGATGAAAAAAACGCCGActctcgcctcctgcgtGCAATCGTGTGGCCTCCCTTCCGCGAGCGACAATAAGGAGACGCGGTCGGGCCTCCAACCGCGGTCCACTGACGGCGAGACTCCCCGCACACACTCAGAAGCGCCCCT is a genomic window of Besnoitia besnoiti strain Bb-Ger1 chromosome IV, whole genome shotgun sequence containing:
- a CDS encoding O-phosphoseryl-tRNA(Sec) selenium transferase (encoded by transcript BESB_055830), encoding MEKGSFLRLAGDLIGESLLEQRRLPEEGWDDLAVSLFLEELAAADSNNHLGNVGVGEREGRVFSRLVAQRNFGLAHGIGRSGDIAALQPKAAGSSLLFALTRRLALDALHVCGLRAAKAALVVPFATGMSLALCFSALRSSRPRSAHFIIFSRIDQKACLKSIYSAGFEAEVVEMRRATGSYALQTDLDGIADAIDRLGPENVLCVLSTTSTFAPREPDQVDEIARLCKAKDVGHVVNNAYGLQCTKCCHLVDQALRTGRVDAVVQSTDKNFLTPVGGAIIAGDPASLQRIAATYPGRAGSGPVLDLFITLLQMGRTGLTRLLRERRELHAWFAGELEKLCAEVGSRILEARNNRISFALDLSFLEDAGETNTSSSSGGHVGAPRHAESPDSAQMQPRDAADAKSARSLTFFGSALFKRRCSGLRVVPCWPPSPSPASPPPQSLSPSAASPPAPPVSTSASSLSPAAPPSSAPPAASSAGAEPGPSAPAAEGAKQAAQSEVAQERTGAKKKRAGAAPPNTKTVCGHVFRNYGSHCENFPVPYCTVAVAIGAKRAELEAFLPRLRRVALEMKKSASGQ